One stretch of Juglans microcarpa x Juglans regia isolate MS1-56 chromosome 3D, Jm3101_v1.0, whole genome shotgun sequence DNA includes these proteins:
- the LOC121256180 gene encoding V-type proton ATPase subunit c1 — translation MSNFSGDETAPFFGFLGAAAALVFSCMGAAYGTAKSGVGVASMGVMRPELVMKSIVPVVMAGVLGIYGLIIAVIISTGINPKAKSYYLFDGYAHLSSGLACGLAGLSAGMAIGIVGDAGVRANAQQPKLFVGMILILIFAEALALYGLIVGIILSSRAGQSRAE, via the exons TGAAACGGCACCGTTCTTCGGCTTCCTCGGCGCAGCAGCGGCCCTTGTTTTCTCCT GTATGGGAGCTGCCTATGGGACAGCAAAGAGTGGCGTTGGTGTGGCTTCTATGGGTGTAATGAGGCCTGAACTGGTGATGAAGTCCATTGTTCCAGTTGTTATGGCTGGAGTTTTGGGTATCTATGGCCTTATTATTGCTGTTATCATCAGTACTGGGATTAACCCAAAGGCCAAGTCATATTACCTGTTTGATGGTTATGCACACCTCTCTTCTGGGCTTGCCTGTGGTCTTGCTGGGCTCTCTGCTGGTATGGCAATTGGTATTGTTGGTGATGCTGGTGTTAG AGCTAATGCACAGCAGCCAAAACTTTTTGTTGGAATGATTCTCATTCTCATCTTCGCTGAAGCACTTGCCCTATACGGTCTTATCGTTGGCATTATCTTGTCTTCACGAGCTGGACAATCCAGAGCAGAATAA